A genomic window from Sporosarcina sp. Marseille-Q4063 includes:
- a CDS encoding helix-turn-helix transcriptional regulator — protein sequence MELNKRQTDILEIVKENGPITGEQIAVRLNLVRATIRPDLAILTMAGYLDARPRVGYFFSGKKPVKSLNDSINAMKVGDFQSRPVVVTEELSVYDAICQMFLEDVGTLFVVDKSSYLTGILSRKDLLRSCLGNNEIDKVPVHIIMTRMPNITYCKKADTLLTAAGKMIDKQIDSLPVIIDKGTGLEVVGRITKTNITAAFLSLADDHEL from the coding sequence ATGGAACTTAATAAGCGTCAGACCGACATTCTTGAAATTGTTAAAGAAAATGGTCCAATTACCGGCGAGCAGATAGCCGTGCGATTAAATCTAGTGAGAGCAACAATCCGTCCTGACCTTGCAATCCTGACGATGGCAGGTTATCTTGATGCAAGACCGAGAGTAGGGTATTTCTTCTCGGGAAAGAAACCGGTTAAGTCTCTTAACGATAGCATTAATGCAATGAAAGTCGGAGATTTTCAATCAAGACCGGTTGTTGTCACTGAGGAATTATCCGTTTATGATGCAATTTGTCAAATGTTTCTAGAAGATGTCGGCACATTGTTTGTTGTCGATAAGTCTTCCTATCTTACCGGAATCCTATCCAGGAAAGATTTACTAAGATCATGCCTGGGGAACAATGAAATCGATAAAGTGCCAGTTCATATAATCATGACCAGAATGCCGAACATAACTTATTGCAAAAAGGCCGATACATTACTCACGGCAGCTGGAAAAATGATAGATAAACAGATTGATTCACTTCCAGTCATAATAGACAAAGGAACGGGTCTTGAAGTTGTTGGCCGAATTACAAAAACAAATATTACCGCAGCATTCCTATCGCTTGCGGATGACCATGAATTATGA
- a CDS encoding glycine--tRNA ligase yields the protein MEKVVNLAKTRGFIFPGSEIYGGLANTWDYGPLGIELKNNIKKAWWQKFVQESPHNVGLDAAILMNPKVWEASGHTGNFNDPMIDCKKCKTRHRVDKLIEDALDAKGMEIVVDGLSFDKMNELIVEHDVVCPSCGAMDYTEIRQFNLMFKTSQGVTDSSANEIFLRPETAQGIFVNFKNVQRSMRKRMPFGIAQIGKSFRNEITPGNFTFRTREFEQMELEFFCKPGEDNEWYEYWRDFSKNWLLSLGLTESNIRLREHTEDELSHYSKGTVDIEYKFPFGWGELWGIANRTDFDLKRHMEFSGEDFHYQDPVTNEKFVPYCIEPSLGADRVTLAYLTDAYKEEDLDGDDKRTVLQFHPAIAPVKACVLPLSKKLSESAEKVYADLRKHFVVQYDESQSIGRRYRRQDEIGTPFCITYDFDSEEDHQVTVRHRDSMEQIRMPIDEVKDYIKKHLEF from the coding sequence ATGGAGAAAGTAGTTAATTTAGCAAAAACAAGAGGATTCATTTTTCCTGGATCCGAGATTTATGGAGGACTAGCAAATACTTGGGATTATGGTCCTCTCGGAATAGAACTGAAAAACAATATTAAAAAAGCATGGTGGCAGAAGTTTGTTCAAGAATCTCCACATAACGTGGGTCTTGACGCAGCTATACTGATGAACCCGAAAGTATGGGAAGCATCTGGACACACAGGAAACTTCAATGATCCAATGATTGACTGTAAAAAATGCAAAACCCGTCACCGAGTAGATAAACTAATTGAAGATGCACTCGATGCAAAAGGAATGGAGATCGTTGTTGACGGTCTGTCATTTGATAAAATGAATGAATTGATTGTAGAACATGATGTAGTATGCCCATCTTGCGGCGCTATGGATTACACTGAAATACGACAGTTTAATTTAATGTTCAAAACTTCTCAAGGTGTTACGGACTCATCAGCAAACGAGATATTTTTACGTCCGGAAACAGCGCAAGGAATTTTTGTAAACTTTAAAAACGTTCAGCGTTCAATGAGAAAGAGAATGCCTTTCGGAATCGCGCAAATCGGAAAAAGTTTCCGTAATGAAATAACTCCAGGAAACTTCACATTCCGTACGCGCGAATTCGAACAAATGGAATTGGAATTCTTCTGTAAACCAGGCGAGGATAACGAATGGTACGAATACTGGCGCGATTTCTCAAAAAACTGGTTACTAAGCTTAGGCTTGACTGAATCCAATATACGTTTACGTGAACATACTGAAGATGAGCTATCCCATTATTCAAAAGGCACGGTCGATATTGAATATAAATTCCCATTCGGCTGGGGCGAACTTTGGGGTATTGCTAACCGAACAGACTTTGATCTTAAACGTCATATGGAATTTTCAGGTGAAGACTTCCATTACCAAGATCCGGTTACGAATGAAAAATTTGTGCCATACTGCATCGAGCCTTCACTTGGCGCCGACCGGGTAACGTTAGCTTACCTGACTGACGCTTATAAAGAGGAAGATCTTGACGGTGATGACAAGCGTACAGTTCTTCAATTCCACCCGGCAATCGCGCCTGTCAAAGCATGCGTTCTGCCTTTATCTAAAAAGCTTTCGGAAAGTGCGGAGAAAGTTTATGCCGACCTACGTAAACATTTCGTCGTACAGTACGATGAGTCGCAGTCGATTGGTAGAAGATATCGCAGACAAGATGAAATCGGTACCCCGTTCTGTATCACGTATGATTTTGACTCGGAAGAAGATCATCAAGTTACAGTGAGACATCGTGATTCAATGGAGCAAATCCGCATGCCGATTGACGAGGTAAAGGATTATATTAAAAAACATTTAGAATTTTAA
- a CDS encoding cytidine deaminase, which produces MNQEKLIIESKTAREKAYVPYSKFPVGAALLGENGIVYHGCNIENSAFSMTNCAERTAFFKAISEGVQSFKALAVTGDTDGPISPCGACRQVIAEFCDGEMPVYLTNLKGDVMETTVAELLPGAFSKEDLAYARKQ; this is translated from the coding sequence ATGAATCAAGAAAAACTTATTATTGAATCAAAAACGGCAAGAGAAAAAGCCTATGTACCTTACTCGAAATTTCCGGTCGGGGCGGCATTACTCGGGGAAAATGGAATTGTCTATCATGGCTGCAACATTGAAAACTCTGCATTTAGCATGACGAACTGCGCAGAAAGGACGGCGTTTTTCAAAGCTATTTCTGAAGGAGTTCAATCATTTAAAGCTCTTGCCGTTACGGGTGATACCGATGGGCCAATATCGCCTTGTGGTGCATGCAGGCAAGTAATCGCAGAGTTTTGCGATGGCGAGATGCCGGTATATTTAACAAATTTAAAAGGTGATGTAATGGAAACGACAGTGGCAGAATTGCTTCCAGGTGCATTCTCAAAGGAGGATCTTGCATATGCAAGAAAACAGTAA
- the era gene encoding GTPase Era, whose translation MQENSNTFKSGFIAIVGRPNVGKSTFLNHVVGQKIAIMSDKPQTTRNKVQGVVTTDDSQLIYIDTPGIHKPKHKLGDFMLKVARNTLREVDIIMFMVNAEEKIGPGDRFIIEMLQNTETPVFLIINKIDLVHPDSLLETIVSYKSEYDFAEIVPISALNGNNTDRLLETVKKYLPEGPKYYPDDQVTDHPERFIISEFIREKVLQLTREEIPHSIAVVIEKIEREKDRDMINIMATIIVERDSQKGIVIGKRGALLKEIGTKARHDIEMLLGSKVFLELWVKVQKDWRNRPGRLKEFGFDDDEY comes from the coding sequence ATGCAAGAAAACAGTAACACATTCAAATCTGGTTTTATCGCGATTGTCGGTAGACCCAACGTCGGGAAATCAACATTTCTTAATCATGTAGTTGGGCAAAAAATAGCAATTATGAGCGATAAGCCGCAAACTACTCGAAATAAAGTTCAAGGAGTCGTCACAACTGACGATTCTCAACTCATTTACATCGATACGCCCGGGATACATAAACCAAAACATAAATTGGGCGATTTCATGCTTAAAGTGGCTCGTAATACATTAAGAGAAGTCGACATCATTATGTTCATGGTAAATGCAGAAGAAAAAATCGGACCAGGCGATCGGTTCATTATCGAAATGCTTCAAAACACAGAAACGCCTGTCTTCCTAATTATTAATAAGATTGACTTAGTTCATCCTGATAGCTTATTAGAGACCATTGTTTCGTATAAATCAGAGTATGACTTTGCTGAAATCGTTCCAATTTCCGCATTAAACGGTAATAATACAGATCGTTTACTTGAAACGGTAAAAAAATACTTACCTGAAGGCCCCAAGTATTATCCAGATGATCAAGTAACAGATCACCCTGAACGATTTATCATTTCCGAATTCATCCGTGAAAAAGTTCTTCAATTAACTCGGGAAGAGATTCCACATTCAATTGCCGTAGTGATAGAAAAAATAGAGCGTGAGAAAGATCGTGACATGATTAATATTATGGCCACAATAATCGTTGAACGGGATTCGCAAAAAGGAATTGTGATAGGAAAAAGAGGCGCGCTTCTCAAAGAAATCGGAACAAAAGCAAGACACGATATCGAAATGTTATTAGGATCAAAAGTTTTTCTTGAACTATGGGTAAAAGTGCAAAAGGACTGGCGTAACAGACCGGGTCGTTTGAAAGAATTCGGTTTCGATGACGATGAATACTAA
- the recO gene encoding DNA repair protein RecO, producing the protein MLNKWEGIVLRSIPYGESNKIVTLFSKEAGKVTAMARGAKKPRSKLAAVTQPFTHGSYLIRKGRGMGTLSQGEQIESMRHILQDLEVTAYASYVVEIVDKMTDENERVLGVYELLYEALHAMNEGYDPEAISLFVEWKMLPVGGIHPVLHECVNCRATEGEFGFSFKEIGFLCHRCFSVDPYLVRITPNQLKLIRTFYTVPINRVGNLTLKKETKTFMKKIIQTVYDEQLGIWFKTRSFIDQLESTPELLPKKEPREGS; encoded by the coding sequence TTGCTAAATAAATGGGAAGGCATCGTACTACGATCAATCCCTTACGGCGAGTCCAACAAAATCGTCACTTTGTTTTCAAAGGAAGCCGGCAAAGTGACGGCAATGGCCCGCGGTGCAAAAAAACCTAGAAGTAAACTTGCTGCCGTTACTCAACCATTCACTCACGGGTCCTATCTTATCCGGAAAGGACGAGGGATGGGAACGCTTTCTCAGGGCGAACAAATTGAATCCATGCGTCATATTCTCCAAGATTTAGAAGTGACTGCGTATGCCAGCTATGTCGTTGAAATTGTCGATAAGATGACGGATGAAAATGAACGTGTCCTAGGCGTCTATGAATTGTTGTATGAAGCGCTGCATGCAATGAATGAGGGGTATGATCCAGAGGCAATATCATTGTTTGTCGAATGGAAGATGTTGCCCGTTGGCGGTATACACCCCGTGCTTCATGAGTGCGTCAATTGCCGTGCGACTGAAGGTGAATTCGGATTTTCTTTTAAAGAGATTGGTTTTCTTTGCCACCGCTGTTTTTCCGTGGATCCGTATTTGGTTCGCATAACGCCGAATCAGTTGAAGCTAATTCGTACATTTTATACGGTGCCAATCAACCGTGTGGGAAATTTAACGTTGAAAAAAGAAACGAAAACGTTTATGAAAAAAATTATTCAAACAGTTTATGATGAACAACTCGGAATTTGGTTTAAGACAAGATCTTTTATCGATCAACTCGAATCTACACCCGAATTATTACCAAAAAAAGAACCCCGTGAAGGAAGTTGA